Genomic segment of Pseudomonas sp. DY-1:
CGCCTGCGGGGCGAACTTGCGCGACCAGTCGGACTTGGGCTCGAAAGAAAAGGAATAGAGGTGCGAAGGCACATCGCAGGCCGCGCCGGGGTAGCTGTTGTCACGCCAGGTGCCGCCAACCTCGCTGCCCTTCTCCAGGATCAGGAAGTCGTTGAAGCCTGCCTTCTGCAACTGGATAGCCAGGCCCAGGCCACCAAAACCGGCGCCGATGATCAGCACATGCAAGGGTGCCGACCGCTGGGAATTGTTGTGCATTGTTATCTCCCGTTTCGTGCCGGGAGATGCTAGTCCGCCTTTGCCCGTACGGGAATGGCATCACGAGCCGTGGAAGTGGGAAATTGGGACAGATGTACCATTGCCGATCGCAATCGTCCGGTCGGCAATGACTTTTCGGCGGGGTGGAGTCCAGACCGACTCAGCGGCCGGCGCGCGACTCCTGGATGTAGAAGCGTGCCTTCTCGGCCTTGTTGGTGCAGCCCTCGAACGCCTCGAACTGCTGCTGGGTCTTGGCGGCGGTAAGCAGGCTCAGCGCCTTGGAGTAACTCACGGTGCCGGAGAACCCTTCGGCCTTGGCCAGGTCCAGTTCCTTCCAGGCCGCGTCGAGCTCCGATGCACAACTGCTGCGATGGGCCGTCTTACCGGCACAACCGACGAGCAACAAAGCGATCAAAGGCACGCTGATCCAAGCTTTCATGGATAAAACTCCAATGGTGAAGATCGACAAATTCTAGTGGGTCGAAAGGCAGTTAGGTACCCGGAAGATTCAACTCCGTGGACTGATCGGCAGGTGGCGACGGCCTTGCCACCGGCGTATCGTCAAAGCACTGTTGTCGGGGGAGTTATGCATGAGCAAGCGCGTGGCATTGGTGCTGGGTTCGGGGGGTGCGCGCGGCTATGCGCACATCGGCGTGATCGAGGAGATAGAGGCACGCGGCTACGAGATCGCCTGCATCGCCGGTTGCTCCATGGGCGCCGTGGTGGGTGGCATATATGCCGCCGGCAAGTTGCATCACTATCGTGACTGGACCGAAAGCCTCGATTACCTGGACGTGCTGCGTCTGCTCGATGTGAGTTTCCGTCTGGGCGCCATTCGCGGCGAAAAGGTCTTCGGCCGTATTCGCGAGATCGTCGGCGAGATCAACATCGAAGACCTGTCGATTCCCTACACGGCAGTCGCCACCGACCTCACCAACCAGCAGGAAATCTGGTTCCAGGAAGGCTGCCTTCACCAGGCCATGCGTGCCTCGGCGGCCATTCCCAGCCTGTTCACCCCGGTAGTCCAGGGTAGTCGCATGCTGGTGGACGGCGGGCTGCTCAATCCCCTGCCGATCGTTCCGGTGGTGTCCAGTCACTGCGACCTGATCATCGCCGTCAACCTCAACGCCACCACCCAGCGCGAGTACCAACTGCCGGTAATCGAGCGCCCCCCGGCGATCAAGGGCCGCATCGACCTGCTGATGGAATCCGTCAGCTCACGCCTGTCCTTCTTCAAGCGCACCGGTCCTGAGGCACACGGCGTGCTCGACCCGGAGAGCCTGCCCGGCGGTAATCCCTGGCTGGAGAGCGCCGCACCGCAAATGCAGCAGCCAGCGGCCGCACCGGAGGCCGAAGGCGCCCCCAGATCCGCCAGCGGCTCACATGTGATCGCCAGCGTCGGCCCCGCCTCCCTGCTGGACCTGGTGAACCAGAGCTTCGAGGTGATGCAGACGTCGCTCGCGCAATACAAGATCGCCGGCTACCCGCCGGACATCCTGATCAACGTGCCCAAGCGGGTGTGCCGTTTCTTCGAGTTCTACAAGGCGCCGGAGCTGATCCAGCTAGGCAGGCAGATCGCCCGAGAAACACTGGAACGGTACGAGCAGGGGAATTGATCGGGAAGCTCGATCTGCTCTTCTGCAGGGGCGAATTCATTCGCCCCTGCAGATATCTACCCGCCCCCTCCGCCCCGCTAGAAAATCGACCAGCCGATTCGCTCGGACAGTTTCTCCAGCGCCGCCATACCCACCAGGGAGTTGCCGGCTTCGTTCAGTTCCGGCGACCAGACGCAGACGGTGAAGCGCCCCGGCACCACCGCGACGATCCCGCCCCCTACTCCGCTCTTGCCCGGCAGGCCAACGCGATAGGCGAAGTTGCCGGCTTCGTCGTAGAGACCGCTGGTGGCCATGATGGCGTTCAACTGCTTGGCCTGGCG
This window contains:
- a CDS encoding patatin-like phospholipase family protein, which gives rise to MSKRVALVLGSGGARGYAHIGVIEEIEARGYEIACIAGCSMGAVVGGIYAAGKLHHYRDWTESLDYLDVLRLLDVSFRLGAIRGEKVFGRIREIVGEINIEDLSIPYTAVATDLTNQQEIWFQEGCLHQAMRASAAIPSLFTPVVQGSRMLVDGGLLNPLPIVPVVSSHCDLIIAVNLNATTQREYQLPVIERPPAIKGRIDLLMESVSSRLSFFKRTGPEAHGVLDPESLPGGNPWLESAAPQMQQPAAAPEAEGAPRSASGSHVIASVGPASLLDLVNQSFEVMQTSLAQYKIAGYPPDILINVPKRVCRFFEFYKAPELIQLGRQIARETLERYEQGN